A part of Streptomyces sp. NBC_01210 genomic DNA contains:
- a CDS encoding MaoC/PaaZ C-terminal domain-containing protein, with protein MPIDAAKAVAAEPRSVEIGWDHKDVLLYHLGLGAGSFQGSPGPATDPDELRYTLESKLHVLPSFATVAGAGKGVIGGLTGPGLDINLASVLHGGQSVEVHRPIPVEGRAVSTSRIAAVHDKGKAAILVLRSEAADDEGPLWTSDAQIFVRGEGGFGGDRGPSRRIELPARAPDRTVERTIREDQALLYRLSGDFNPLHADPEFAKLAGFDRPILHGLCSYGMTLKAVVDTMLGGDVTRIRSYTTRFAGVVFPGETLRIRMWRCAEGTARVQVSVTAVERDDAPVLADTIVDHS; from the coding sequence ATGCCCATTGATGCCGCCAAGGCCGTCGCCGCCGAACCCCGCAGCGTCGAGATCGGCTGGGACCACAAGGACGTCCTGCTCTACCACCTCGGCCTCGGCGCGGGCTCCTTCCAAGGCAGTCCGGGACCCGCCACCGACCCCGACGAACTGCGCTACACCCTCGAGTCGAAGCTGCATGTGCTGCCCAGCTTCGCCACCGTCGCCGGCGCGGGCAAGGGCGTCATCGGCGGGCTCACCGGACCCGGTCTCGACATCAACCTGGCATCCGTACTGCACGGCGGACAGTCCGTCGAGGTCCACCGCCCGATCCCGGTCGAAGGCAGGGCCGTCTCGACCTCCCGGATCGCGGCGGTCCACGACAAGGGAAAGGCCGCGATCCTCGTCCTGCGCTCCGAAGCGGCCGACGACGAGGGCCCGCTGTGGACCAGCGACGCCCAGATCTTCGTACGCGGAGAGGGCGGCTTCGGCGGCGACCGCGGCCCCTCCCGGCGCATCGAACTCCCCGCCCGCGCCCCGGACAGGACCGTGGAGCGCACCATCCGCGAGGACCAGGCGCTGCTCTACCGGCTCTCCGGCGACTTCAACCCGCTGCACGCGGACCCCGAGTTCGCCAAGCTCGCCGGCTTCGACCGGCCGATCCTGCACGGGCTCTGCTCGTACGGCATGACGCTCAAGGCGGTCGTCGACACGATGCTCGGCGGGGACGTCACCCGCATCCGCTCGTACACCACACGCTTCGCCGGGGTGGTCTTTCCCGGCGAGACCCTGCGCATCAGGATGTGGCGCTGCGCCGAGGGCACAGCCCGCGTCCAGGTGTCGGTCACGGCCGTCGAGAGGGACGACGCGCCGGTCCTCGCCGACACCATCGTCGATCACTCCTGA
- a CDS encoding ABC transporter ATP-binding protein produces the protein MTQTQLQTTDSEAAVSFAGAAKVFGEVRAVDGIDLDIRRGETVALLGRNGAGKSTAISLMLGLNDPDAGRVRLFGRAPEHAVTAGRVGAMLQDGRPIPRVTVREVVTFVAATYPRPLPVAEALELAGLTELADRRADRLSGGQVQRVRFAVALAGNPELIILDEPTAALDVEARHAFWKSMRGYAERGNTVLFSTHYLEEADDNADRIVVVDHGRIVADGTSEQLKRSAGGNLVSFDLAGRSTEGLTLLPCVVSVEVRGDRARLRTDDSDATVVALAELGAIRGLEVAPVSLEDAFLALTSASPELETAR, from the coding sequence ATGACGCAGACGCAGTTGCAGACAACAGACAGCGAGGCGGCGGTGAGCTTCGCGGGGGCGGCCAAGGTCTTCGGCGAGGTGCGCGCCGTCGACGGCATCGACCTCGACATCCGGCGCGGCGAGACGGTCGCCCTGCTCGGCCGCAACGGCGCCGGCAAGTCCACCGCCATCAGCCTGATGCTCGGCCTGAACGACCCCGACGCCGGCCGGGTCCGGCTCTTCGGCCGCGCCCCCGAGCACGCGGTCACCGCCGGCCGCGTCGGCGCGATGCTCCAGGACGGCCGCCCGATCCCCCGGGTGACCGTGCGCGAAGTGGTCACCTTCGTGGCCGCCACCTACCCGCGGCCGCTGCCCGTCGCTGAGGCGCTGGAACTGGCCGGGCTCACCGAGCTCGCGGACCGCCGCGCCGACCGGCTCTCCGGCGGCCAGGTCCAGCGCGTCCGCTTCGCCGTCGCGCTGGCCGGCAACCCGGAGCTGATCATCCTCGACGAGCCGACCGCGGCACTCGACGTCGAGGCGCGGCACGCCTTCTGGAAGTCGATGCGCGGCTATGCCGAGCGCGGCAACACCGTGCTCTTCTCCACCCACTACCTGGAGGAGGCCGATGACAACGCCGACCGGATCGTCGTCGTCGACCACGGCCGGATCGTCGCCGACGGCACGAGCGAGCAGCTCAAGCGCTCGGCCGGCGGCAATCTCGTCTCCTTCGACCTGGCGGGCCGGAGCACCGAAGGGCTCACCCTGCTCCCCTGCGTCGTCTCCGTGGAGGTACGGGGCGACCGTGCCCGGCTGCGTACGGACGACTCCGACGCGACGGTCGTCGCACTCGCCGAACTGGGCGCGATCCGTGGCCTCGAAGTCGCCCCGGTCTCGCTCGAAGACGCCTTCCTCGCCCTCACCTCGGCCTCGCCCGAACTGGAGACAGCCCGATGA
- a CDS encoding ABC transporter permease, translated as MIIAYLKLEVRRTLRDTGFVIFGIGMPVMMYLLFTNLGENAAEWKTASMVGMAAYGALGAALSTGGGVAEDKALGWLRQLRITPMSPRQVVTGRALTGSVTVLPAIVAVLAAGGLLNGVRLDAWQWVALSVLLWLGALPFTLLGLGNGYRLSAQTTGVVNMACNLGLAVVGGLWFPVDLFPGWLRSLSQYTPANRFADLGWSTTLGHAPGLTTVTVLLGWLLVFGSYAVISYRRAARTA; from the coding sequence ATGATCATCGCCTACCTCAAGCTGGAAGTACGCCGCACGCTGCGCGACACCGGATTCGTCATCTTCGGTATCGGGATGCCGGTGATGATGTACCTGCTCTTCACCAACCTCGGCGAGAACGCCGCCGAGTGGAAGACCGCCTCCATGGTCGGCATGGCGGCGTACGGAGCGCTCGGCGCGGCCCTGTCCACCGGCGGAGGGGTGGCCGAGGACAAGGCACTCGGCTGGCTGCGGCAGCTGCGGATCACGCCGATGAGCCCGCGCCAGGTCGTCACCGGCCGCGCCCTCACCGGCTCGGTGACCGTGCTGCCCGCGATCGTCGCCGTCCTCGCGGCCGGCGGTCTGCTCAACGGCGTACGGCTGGATGCCTGGCAGTGGGTGGCGCTCAGCGTGCTGCTCTGGCTCGGCGCACTCCCCTTCACGCTGCTGGGGCTCGGCAACGGCTACCGGCTGTCCGCGCAGACGACGGGCGTGGTGAACATGGCCTGCAATCTGGGGCTCGCGGTCGTCGGCGGACTGTGGTTCCCGGTGGACCTGTTCCCCGGCTGGCTGCGCTCGCTGTCGCAGTACACCCCGGCCAACCGCTTCGCGGACCTGGGCTGGTCGACGACACTGGGCCATGCGCCCGGCCTCACCACGGTGACGGTGCTGCTGGGCTGGCTGCTGGTGTTCGGCTCCTACGCGGTGATCTCATACCGTCGGGCCGCGAGGACGGCATGA
- a CDS encoding MFS transporter, producing MAQAPSDVEQSLIPASAARSSRTWAVILAACAGQFLVVLDVSVVNVALPSMRADLGLSTTGLQWVLNAYSIAFAGFMLLGGRAADIFGRKRMFLVGLGLFTAASVAGGLAQEGWQLLAARAVQGLGAAVLAPATLTILTAAVPPGPARTRAIGTWSAVGAAGGAAGGLVGGALTDLLSWRWVLLINVPVGALVLVGAAIWLTESRAGDGRRLDLPGAVLVTGGLAAVAYGIVQTEESGWTAPATLLPLLCGLAVLGVFVAVEARTGAPLMPLQVFRSRAVSAANVAMLVCGSASFAMWFFMTVYAQNVLDYTPFRAGLALIPSSLSVIVGSKLAPRLMAKAGARNVAVIGALVAATGFGWQSTMTADGTYLTSILGPGILMMAGVGLAATPLASLATSGAAPGDAGLVSGLINTSRTMGGALGLAVLSTVAAARTAGGTNPEALTAGYALAFRTGTGVLVAAAVLMLFWLPRRAHSSPAGD from the coding sequence ATGGCCCAAGCCCCATCAGACGTCGAGCAGTCCCTCATACCGGCATCCGCCGCCCGGTCCTCGCGTACCTGGGCGGTGATTCTCGCCGCGTGCGCCGGCCAGTTCCTTGTCGTCCTCGACGTGTCCGTGGTCAATGTCGCGCTCCCCTCGATGCGCGCCGACCTCGGGCTCTCCACGACCGGCCTGCAGTGGGTCCTCAACGCGTACTCCATCGCCTTCGCCGGCTTCATGCTGCTCGGCGGCCGGGCCGCGGACATCTTCGGCCGCAAGCGGATGTTCCTCGTCGGGCTCGGCCTGTTCACCGCCGCGTCCGTCGCGGGCGGGCTCGCACAGGAGGGCTGGCAGCTGCTCGCCGCCCGCGCCGTACAGGGCCTCGGTGCGGCCGTCCTCGCTCCGGCGACCCTCACCATCCTGACGGCGGCCGTGCCGCCGGGTCCCGCGCGGACCCGGGCGATCGGCACCTGGTCGGCGGTGGGCGCGGCGGGCGGTGCGGCCGGCGGGCTCGTCGGCGGCGCCCTCACCGATCTGCTGTCCTGGCGCTGGGTGTTGCTGATCAATGTGCCGGTCGGTGCGCTGGTGCTGGTGGGCGCGGCGATCTGGCTCACCGAGAGCCGGGCGGGCGACGGCCGTCGGCTCGACCTGCCGGGCGCGGTGCTGGTCACAGGCGGCCTCGCGGCGGTCGCCTACGGCATCGTGCAGACCGAGGAGTCGGGCTGGACCGCGCCCGCCACGCTGCTGCCGCTGCTCTGCGGGCTTGCGGTGCTCGGGGTCTTCGTGGCGGTGGAGGCGCGGACCGGAGCGCCGCTGATGCCGCTGCAGGTGTTCCGGTCGCGGGCGGTCTCCGCGGCGAATGTGGCCATGCTGGTCTGCGGTTCGGCGTCCTTCGCGATGTGGTTCTTCATGACGGTGTACGCGCAGAATGTGCTGGACTACACGCCGTTCCGGGCGGGCCTGGCACTCATCCCCAGCTCGCTGAGCGTCATCGTCGGCTCGAAGCTCGCACCCCGGCTGATGGCGAAGGCCGGCGCCAGGAACGTCGCCGTCATCGGCGCGCTGGTCGCCGCGACCGGATTCGGCTGGCAGTCCACGATGACCGCCGACGGCACGTATCTCACCTCGATCCTCGGCCCCGGCATCCTGATGATGGCCGGCGTCGGACTCGCCGCGACGCCGCTCGCCTCGCTCGCCACATCGGGCGCGGCACCGGGCGACGCGGGCCTGGTCTCGGGACTGATCAACACCTCGCGCACGATGGGCGGCGCGCTGGGCCTGGCCGTTCTGTCCACGGTCGCGGCGGCGCGCACGGCGGGCGGCACCAACCCGGAGGCGCTGACGGCCGGTTATGCGCTGGCGTTCCGTACGGGGACGGGGGTGCTGGTGGCGGCGGCGGTGCTGATGCTGTTCTGGCTGCCGCGCCGGGCACACTCAAGCCCCGCCGGCGATTGA
- a CDS encoding Zn-dependent alcohol dehydrogenase has protein sequence MRAAVLHETGQDKLEVLDDIEAVGFGPGKVKIRVRATGLCHSDVSAMNGVLPQPAPFVPGHEGAGEIIDVGDGVNGLQQGDRVLLCWLPACGVCPACKRGQTQLCLAGFMNAGTPNFRRAGASPSEVFGFAGTGTFAEEVVVDAGCAVPIPDDVPFDIAALIGCGVTTGLGAAVNTADVAVGSSVAVIGCGGVGISAIQGARLKGAAQIVAVDPVASRRAAALTFGATEAVSPDELADAKQRITAGEGFDYVFEVVGKSATARIAYETTRRGGTLCIVGAGAMDDFLQLNMFELFFDEKRILPSMYGGGDVLTSYERAIALWRAGRIDLEGLITHRVQLAEINDALAQMRTGEALRTCIEI, from the coding sequence GTGCGCGCAGCCGTACTGCACGAGACAGGGCAGGACAAGCTCGAAGTCCTCGACGACATCGAGGCGGTGGGCTTCGGCCCCGGAAAGGTCAAGATCCGGGTCCGGGCCACCGGACTGTGCCACTCCGACGTCTCCGCGATGAACGGCGTGCTGCCGCAGCCGGCGCCCTTCGTCCCGGGCCACGAGGGCGCCGGCGAGATCATCGACGTCGGCGACGGCGTGAACGGCCTCCAGCAGGGCGACCGGGTGCTGCTGTGCTGGCTTCCCGCGTGCGGAGTCTGTCCCGCCTGCAAGCGCGGCCAGACCCAGCTCTGTCTCGCCGGCTTCATGAACGCGGGCACGCCCAACTTCAGGCGTGCCGGCGCAAGTCCTTCCGAAGTGTTCGGCTTCGCGGGCACCGGCACCTTCGCCGAGGAGGTAGTCGTCGACGCCGGCTGCGCCGTACCGATCCCCGACGATGTGCCGTTCGACATCGCCGCGCTGATCGGCTGCGGAGTGACCACGGGTCTCGGCGCGGCCGTCAACACCGCGGATGTGGCGGTGGGTTCCTCGGTCGCCGTCATCGGCTGCGGCGGCGTCGGCATCTCCGCCATCCAAGGCGCCAGACTCAAGGGCGCGGCGCAGATCGTCGCCGTCGACCCGGTCGCGAGCCGACGTGCGGCCGCCCTCACCTTCGGTGCCACCGAGGCCGTTTCGCCCGACGAGCTGGCCGACGCCAAGCAGCGCATCACCGCCGGCGAGGGCTTCGACTACGTCTTCGAGGTCGTCGGCAAGTCGGCGACGGCCCGCATCGCGTACGAGACGACCCGGCGCGGCGGCACCCTGTGCATCGTCGGCGCGGGCGCCATGGACGACTTCCTCCAGCTCAATATGTTCGAGCTGTTCTTCGACGAGAAGCGGATCCTGCCGTCCATGTACGGGGGCGGGGACGTACTCACCTCGTACGAGCGGGCCATCGCCCTGTGGCGGGCGGGCCGGATCGACCTCGAAGGGCTGATCACCCACCGGGTGCAGCTCGCGGAGATCAATGACGCGTTGGCCCAGATGCGTACGGGCGAGGCGCTGCGTACCTGCATCGAAATCTGA
- a CDS encoding response regulator transcription factor produces the protein MPRNHRPAKSVRVLLAEDQGMMRGALALLLGLEEDIEVVSQVGRGDTIVDAALASRPDVALLDIELPGRSGLDAAADLREEVPDCRVLILTTFGRPGYLRRAMEAGAAGFLVKDGPVEELAAAIRRVLTGETVIDPALAAAALSAGPSPLTARERDALNASVDGATVSDIAAALHLSESTVRNYLSSAIGKTGTRNRMEAVRAARRQGWL, from the coding sequence ATGCCCCGGAATCACCGGCCCGCCAAGTCCGTACGCGTCCTCCTCGCCGAGGACCAGGGCATGATGCGCGGCGCACTCGCACTGCTGCTGGGGCTCGAGGAGGACATCGAGGTGGTGTCGCAGGTCGGCCGTGGCGACACCATCGTCGATGCCGCGCTCGCCTCGCGACCCGATGTGGCGCTGCTGGACATCGAACTGCCGGGGCGCAGCGGCCTCGACGCGGCAGCCGATCTGCGGGAGGAGGTTCCCGACTGCCGGGTGCTGATCCTCACCACCTTCGGCCGGCCCGGCTATCTGCGCCGGGCGATGGAGGCCGGGGCCGCCGGATTCCTGGTCAAGGACGGGCCCGTCGAAGAGCTGGCCGCGGCGATCCGGCGGGTGCTGACCGGGGAGACCGTGATCGACCCGGCGCTGGCCGCGGCGGCGCTGAGTGCGGGGCCGAGTCCGCTCACCGCGCGTGAACGGGATGCGCTGAACGCCTCGGTGGACGGAGCGACGGTCTCCGACATAGCGGCGGCCCTGCATCTGTCCGAGTCGACCGTACGGAACTATCTGTCGTCCGCGATCGGCAAGACGGGCACACGCAACCGCATGGAGGCGGTACGGGCGGCACGCCGGCAGGGCTGGCTGTAA
- a CDS encoding sensor histidine kinase, translating to MRGKSDWYAGYTARMDAWKADWCGQKAAWRTRRKAGPRGAEEMGPPNGFAMLPWLLMGMGAFSNLLQGKTPNPWIGGIGLLVFNSLYISVVFRAFIKEAREARSTRWLLVAMTAVTCGLAIGYGGSWLLFFPLLGLAVGSVVRGRRLGPTVLGLSALAGVIAGVRDGWGAVNVAYGTFISGMVTAAILALSETVRELRDTRQELARTAVEKERLRFSRDLHDLLGHTLSVIVVKSEAARRLAPRDMDAAIIQITDIESVGRQALTEIREAVTGYREGSLATELDRARSALTAAGIEPVVRQSGPPLEPQTAALLGWVVREAVTNAIRHSGAAHCEITLEGAPDRVRLTITDDGRGSPVDDAAPTLGGTGLKGLTERLSASGGSLAAGPSPRGGFRVRAELPVDAPQEQQREQQREQQQERRQERQAEPEAEHRAEPAQVE from the coding sequence ATGCGCGGGAAGAGCGACTGGTACGCCGGGTACACCGCGCGGATGGACGCCTGGAAGGCCGACTGGTGCGGACAGAAGGCCGCATGGCGGACTCGCAGGAAGGCCGGGCCGCGAGGGGCCGAGGAGATGGGCCCGCCCAACGGCTTCGCCATGCTGCCGTGGCTGCTGATGGGGATGGGCGCCTTCTCCAACCTCCTCCAGGGCAAGACCCCCAACCCCTGGATCGGCGGCATCGGTCTGCTGGTCTTCAACTCCCTCTACATCTCCGTGGTATTCCGCGCCTTCATCAAGGAGGCACGGGAGGCGCGCTCCACCCGCTGGCTGCTGGTGGCGATGACCGCGGTCACCTGTGGGCTCGCCATCGGGTACGGCGGCAGCTGGCTGCTCTTCTTCCCGCTCCTCGGCCTGGCCGTCGGCTCGGTCGTACGGGGGCGGCGGCTCGGCCCCACCGTGCTGGGGCTGAGCGCCCTGGCCGGGGTGATCGCCGGGGTGCGGGACGGCTGGGGTGCGGTCAATGTCGCGTACGGGACGTTCATCTCCGGCATGGTGACCGCCGCGATCCTCGCCCTGTCCGAGACCGTGCGGGAACTCCGGGACACCCGGCAGGAGCTGGCCCGTACCGCCGTCGAGAAGGAGCGGCTGCGCTTCTCCCGCGATCTGCACGATCTGCTCGGCCACACGCTGTCGGTGATCGTGGTCAAGTCGGAGGCCGCGCGCCGCCTCGCCCCGCGCGACATGGACGCCGCGATCATCCAGATCACGGACATCGAGTCGGTGGGCCGCCAGGCCCTCACCGAGATACGCGAGGCGGTGACCGGCTACCGCGAGGGCAGCCTCGCCACCGAACTGGACCGGGCCCGCTCGGCGCTGACGGCGGCAGGCATCGAGCCGGTGGTCCGCCAGTCGGGCCCGCCGCTCGAACCGCAGACGGCGGCGCTGCTGGGCTGGGTGGTCCGCGAGGCGGTGACCAATGCGATACGCCACAGTGGCGCGGCCCACTGCGAGATCACTCTGGAGGGCGCCCCGGACCGGGTCCGCCTCACGATCACCGACGACGGCCGCGGCTCCCCCGTCGACGATGCCGCCCCCACCCTCGGCGGCACGGGCCTGAAGGGCCTGACGGAACGCCTCTCGGCCTCGGGCGGCTCCTTGGCGGCGGGCCCGTCGCCGCGGGGCGGCTTCCGGGTCCGGGCGGAACTCCCCGTGGACGCACCGCAGGAACAGCAGCGCGAACAGCAGCGCGAACAGCAGCAGGAACGCCGGCAGGAACGGCAGGCGGAACCGGAAGCGGAACACCGGGCGGAACCGGCGCAGGTCGAATGA
- a CDS encoding lipid-transfer protein yields MKSYIVGVGMTKFEKPESRDWQYWDMAKEAGSRALADAGIAYEQVEQVPVGYCFQASTAGQRAAYELGLTGIPVYNVNNNCATASTALMMARQFVEGGVSDCVLALGFEKMARGALGAGSDGGDFATSPVARHYGVMAAAHGFEMSPPTAQIFGNAAREHMERYGTTEAQLAAVGAKNHKHSAANPNAQFQDVYSVDEILAAKTIHRPLTKLQCSPTSDGSAAAVVVSERFVVQHGLHDKAVEIAAQSMTTDTGESFASGSCIDVVGKPMSRAAGQQVFGSSGLGIEDVDVVELHDCFSINELLTYEALGMCADGESGKLVESGATTYGGRWVVNPSGGLISKGHPLGATGLAQAAELVWQLRGEAGPRQVDGARVGLAHNIGLGGAAVVTLLRRS; encoded by the coding sequence GTGAAGAGCTACATCGTCGGCGTCGGGATGACGAAGTTCGAGAAGCCCGAGTCGAGGGACTGGCAGTACTGGGACATGGCGAAGGAGGCCGGTTCGCGGGCTCTCGCCGACGCCGGGATCGCCTACGAGCAGGTGGAGCAGGTCCCCGTCGGCTACTGCTTCCAGGCATCGACGGCGGGCCAGCGGGCCGCGTACGAACTCGGCCTGACCGGCATCCCCGTCTACAACGTCAACAACAACTGCGCGACCGCGTCGACGGCGCTGATGATGGCGCGGCAGTTCGTCGAGGGCGGCGTCAGTGACTGTGTACTCGCGCTCGGCTTCGAGAAGATGGCCCGCGGGGCGCTCGGGGCCGGGTCGGACGGCGGGGACTTCGCCACGTCACCCGTCGCCCGGCACTACGGAGTCATGGCCGCCGCCCACGGCTTCGAGATGTCCCCGCCCACCGCCCAGATCTTCGGCAATGCCGCCCGCGAGCACATGGAGCGGTACGGCACCACCGAGGCGCAGCTCGCCGCCGTCGGCGCCAAGAACCACAAGCACTCGGCGGCCAACCCCAACGCCCAGTTCCAGGACGTCTACTCGGTCGACGAGATCCTCGCCGCGAAGACGATCCACCGGCCGCTGACCAAGCTCCAGTGCTCGCCGACATCCGACGGTTCGGCCGCGGCGGTCGTCGTCTCCGAGCGCTTCGTCGTCCAGCACGGCCTCCACGACAAGGCCGTGGAGATCGCGGCCCAGTCGATGACCACCGACACCGGCGAATCCTTCGCGTCCGGCTCCTGCATCGACGTCGTCGGCAAGCCGATGTCCCGCGCGGCCGGTCAGCAGGTCTTCGGGAGTTCCGGGCTCGGCATCGAGGACGTCGACGTCGTGGAGCTGCACGACTGCTTCTCCATCAATGAGCTGCTCACCTACGAGGCGCTGGGCATGTGCGCGGACGGCGAGTCCGGAAAGCTGGTGGAGAGCGGGGCGACGACCTACGGCGGACGCTGGGTGGTCAACCCGTCGGGCGGCCTGATCTCCAAGGGGCATCCGCTGGGCGCCACCGGACTGGCCCAAGCGGCCGAGCTGGTCTGGCAGCTGAGGGGCGAGGCGGGTCCGCGGCAGGTGGACGGGGCGCGGGTCGGGCTCGCGCACAACATCGGGCTCGGCGGGGCCGCGGTGGTCACACTGCTGCGAAGGTCCTAG
- a CDS encoding 3-oxoacyl-ACP reductase: MSLPLDGLSAIVTGAGRGLGRAEALELAGLGASVVVNDFGLPGRDGSGDTSAAPADEVAAEIRAAGGSAVAHQGDVSDFGQARELVQLAVSRYGKLDILVNNAGILRDRMVFSMSEEEWDSVIRVHLKGHFNTTHFAAVHWRERSKTAGGPVYGRIVNTSSEAFLAGSAGQPNYAAAKGGIVGLTTSTALALGKYGVTANVICPRARTRMTEDVFAGFAEPVDGGLDPLAPEHVAPLVGYLVSPAAAKVNGQLLVVHGGMVAIVERPRVAAKFDTSKEAFSYDELDGLLTPHYADRPSNETFAAAEVLGLKHG, translated from the coding sequence ATGTCTCTGCCACTCGACGGCCTGTCCGCGATCGTCACCGGGGCGGGTCGCGGTCTCGGCCGCGCGGAAGCCCTGGAACTGGCCGGGCTCGGCGCGAGCGTCGTCGTCAACGACTTCGGCCTGCCGGGCCGCGACGGCTCCGGCGACACCTCGGCCGCACCGGCCGATGAAGTCGCCGCCGAGATCCGGGCGGCGGGCGGCTCCGCCGTGGCCCACCAGGGGGACGTCTCCGACTTCGGGCAGGCCCGCGAGCTCGTCCAACTGGCCGTCTCCCGCTACGGAAAGCTCGACATCCTGGTCAACAACGCGGGCATCCTGCGCGACCGGATGGTCTTCTCCATGAGCGAGGAGGAGTGGGACTCGGTCATACGGGTCCACCTCAAGGGCCACTTCAACACCACCCACTTCGCGGCGGTCCACTGGCGCGAGCGCTCCAAGACGGCGGGCGGCCCGGTCTACGGCCGGATCGTCAACACGTCGTCGGAGGCGTTTCTCGCCGGCTCCGCGGGCCAGCCGAACTACGCGGCGGCGAAGGGCGGCATCGTCGGCCTCACCACGTCCACGGCGCTGGCGCTGGGCAAGTACGGAGTGACGGCCAATGTGATCTGCCCGCGCGCCAGGACCCGTATGACGGAGGACGTCTTCGCGGGCTTCGCGGAACCGGTGGACGGCGGGCTCGACCCGCTGGCGCCGGAACATGTCGCCCCGCTGGTGGGATATCTGGTTTCTCCGGCAGCGGCGAAGGTCAACGGCCAGCTGCTCGTTGTGCACGGCGGAATGGTGGCGATCGTCGAACGGCCCAGGGTGGCAGCGAAGTTCGACACGTCCAAGGAGGCGTTCAGCTACGACGAGCTGGACGGGCTCCTCACCCCGCACTATGCGGACCGGCCGTCGAACGAGACATTCGCGGCGGCGGAAGTGCTGGGTCTCAAGCACGGGTGA